In Deltaproteobacteria bacterium, one DNA window encodes the following:
- a CDS encoding KOW motif-containing protein, with amino-acid sequence MPRSVEEYPRISFPEDVLEHRVDGELWWVAHTKSRREKALAVLLERQRIGYFLPLMKKRYRSSGRARISIVPMFSGYAFFKGSRLDRYHALKTGHVANVLEVSDQQQLVRELKQIQKAICLDAPVEPFPFVKQGNRVRVVDGPFMGLEGVIERRKRSDRLILSVDTIRRSVALEIDADSVEPVS; translated from the coding sequence ATGCCGCGAAGTGTCGAGGAATATCCACGGATCAGCTTTCCTGAGGATGTGCTGGAGCACCGGGTTGACGGCGAGCTATGGTGGGTGGCTCACACCAAGAGCAGGAGGGAAAAGGCGCTTGCCGTTTTGCTGGAGAGGCAGAGAATCGGGTACTTCCTGCCCCTGATGAAAAAGCGTTACCGGAGCAGTGGCCGGGCCAGAATATCCATAGTTCCCATGTTTTCGGGATATGCCTTTTTCAAAGGTTCGAGATTGGACCGCTATCATGCTTTGAAGACCGGTCATGTTGCCAACGTTCTCGAGGTCTCTGACCAGCAGCAACTGGTCAGGGAGCTGAAGCAGATTCAAAAGGCAATCTGTCTGGATGCCCCGGTTGAACCCTTCCCTTTTGTGAAGCAGGGAAACAGGGTGAGGGTGGTTGATGGACCCTTCATGGGGCTCGAAGGGGTCATTGAGAGGCGCAAGAGGTCGGACCGGCTGATCCTGTCTGTCGATACCATCAGACGGTCAGTCGCCCTCGAAATCGACGCGGATAGTGTCGAACCGGTTTCCTGA
- a CDS encoding glycosyltransferase translates to MKIIHFAINDPAGAAIAFVKAINRYTPHRARLVTWEIRYNFMFEKDFHIPWMDKQALEFLYEEMWEADIFHFHMLIDETHPVGGFRISDFANCKKILHHHHGHPDFRANPDKYRKKYRNPKRRVLASTPDLLHLIPEALWQPNLVPINDHSYLPACDSNNGVVKVGQAPTRKDLKNTAELVRVASRLRSAVGQSRLELEIIENCLHRDCLERKKRCDIIFDHMQGYYGVSSLESLSQGKPVIAGLDDWNAGWIKKFAESSDLPWVLARNQDELEGQLLRLVEDPDLRVEIGCKSRRFMEEHWTEKQVLKPLLEVYASL, encoded by the coding sequence ATGAAGATCATTCACTTTGCCATCAACGATCCAGCAGGAGCCGCCATCGCTTTCGTGAAGGCCATCAACCGGTACACTCCCCACCGGGCAAGGCTCGTCACCTGGGAGATTCGGTACAACTTCATGTTCGAAAAGGATTTTCACATTCCCTGGATGGACAAACAGGCCCTCGAGTTTCTCTATGAAGAGATGTGGGAGGCGGACATCTTCCACTTCCACATGCTTATCGACGAAACCCATCCTGTGGGCGGGTTCAGAATCTCCGATTTTGCCAATTGTAAGAAAATCCTCCACCACCACCACGGCCATCCGGATTTCAGAGCGAATCCCGACAAGTACAGGAAGAAGTACCGAAATCCGAAAAGAAGGGTCTTAGCCAGTACTCCCGACCTACTGCACCTTATCCCTGAGGCGCTGTGGCAACCCAATCTGGTTCCGATCAACGACCATTCCTACCTGCCTGCGTGCGATTCCAACAACGGCGTCGTGAAGGTAGGCCAGGCACCGACGCGGAAGGATCTGAAGAACACGGCGGAGTTGGTTCGGGTCGCGAGCAGGCTCCGATCGGCCGTAGGCCAGTCAAGGCTGGAACTGGAGATCATCGAGAATTGCCTCCACAGGGATTGCCTGGAGAGAAAGAAGCGGTGCGACATCATCTTTGATCACATGCAGGGTTACTACGGGGTCTCATCCTTGGAATCCCTGAGCCAGGGCAAACCTGTGATAGCGGGCTTGGACGATTGGAACGCGGGATGGATCAAAAAGTTCGCGGAGTCAAGTGATCTGCCCTGGGTTTTGGCCCGGAATCAGGACGAACTCGAGGGACAGCTCTTGAGGCTTGTAGAAGACCCGGACCTGCGCGTTGAAATCGGCTGCAAAAGCAGGAGGTTCATGGAGGAACACTGGACCGAAAAGCAGGTGCTCAAACCCCTTTTGGAGGTCTATGCATCTCTTTGA
- a CDS encoding glycosyltransferase family 4 protein, with translation MKRTTGLFVCNCYYPLSAGVGNATANLCRALKEYGGIDPVVITPKRSQSPDREVHQGVTVIRVPGGVWAGNPVLSFLYYPWFAIHLLREVVRYKPLFVLFQTAWEGGPLIPLVRMVSKTLVVVHTHADVHYASRFESWARLAYGRADIVMGTTTQYLRDVESRYMRADAVLLPNAYYAPRLPESREELRSRYGYSPGFVHVTAVGRMVYELDLETKGFSHLIEAAAKVPGVWLHMFGTGPARQRYERMAENLGVALRCTFYGHQPGDVLLRHLKAGDVLVISSLNEGLSMALIEALCLGVPIIATRTAGALDYIRNGYNGLLIPPGDTASLVEALEYATREPDRLARMGREGRLTFERSFAPPVIASEFVQVISRVLESRRMRTRTPVETT, from the coding sequence TTGAAGAGGACGACAGGACTCTTCGTCTGCAATTGTTACTATCCTCTATCCGCAGGAGTGGGAAACGCCACCGCCAATCTGTGCCGTGCCCTGAAGGAGTATGGGGGCATCGATCCAGTGGTTATTACCCCGAAACGGTCGCAGAGCCCCGATCGGGAGGTGCACCAGGGGGTCACCGTTATACGTGTTCCAGGCGGAGTCTGGGCCGGAAATCCTGTGCTTTCCTTTCTTTACTATCCCTGGTTCGCAATCCATCTCCTACGGGAGGTGGTCAGGTACAAGCCCCTTTTTGTGCTTTTTCAGACAGCATGGGAAGGCGGCCCGCTCATTCCCCTTGTCCGCATGGTCAGCAAAACGCTCGTTGTCGTTCATACCCACGCGGATGTCCACTATGCCAGTCGATTTGAATCTTGGGCCCGGTTAGCCTATGGCAGGGCAGACATAGTCATGGGCACCACCACGCAGTACCTGCGAGACGTGGAATCCCGTTACATGCGCGCCGACGCGGTTCTTCTGCCGAACGCTTACTATGCCCCGCGACTTCCCGAAAGCCGAGAGGAACTGCGCAGCCGCTATGGATACTCCCCCGGGTTTGTTCATGTGACCGCCGTCGGCAGAATGGTTTATGAACTCGATTTGGAGACAAAAGGATTCAGCCATCTGATCGAAGCAGCAGCCAAGGTACCGGGGGTTTGGCTTCACATGTTCGGCACAGGTCCGGCCAGGCAGAGATATGAGCGGATGGCCGAGAACCTGGGGGTTGCCCTCAGATGCACTTTCTATGGCCACCAGCCCGGGGATGTCCTCTTGCGGCACCTGAAGGCCGGGGATGTGCTGGTTATTTCTTCCCTCAACGAAGGCCTAAGTATGGCCCTCATCGAGGCCTTGTGCCTTGGGGTTCCGATAATCGCCACCAGAACCGCCGGAGCCTTGGACTATATCCGCAATGGTTATAACGGGCTCCTCATCCCTCCGGGAGACACCGCCTCGCTGGTAGAAGCCCTTGAGTATGCCACGAGAGAACCGGACAGACTCGCCCGGATGGGCAGAGAGGGTAGGCTCACCTTTGAGCGGAGTTTTGCCCCACCCGTCATTGCATCGGAATTCGTGCAGGTGATCTCGCGTGTATTGGAGTCCCGACGGATGAGAACAAGAACCCCTGTAGAAACCACATGA
- a CDS encoding SIS domain-containing protein, which yields MATPRRVTESEEYTFTDLEKHFTETLCVRDYGARYLSYLADLMVRVDLQAVENITDVLVEAGERGNTIYSIGNGGSAATASHFVNDITIGTRTRGSKPIRAYSLADNLPALTALANDEGYPSVFVRQLEGLLQPGDVVIAFSVSGNSRNILEALRYAKQHLAITIGLTGFDGGRMLEIADMTLHIPTRPGEYGPAEDLFTVLTHLICSYIRLDREAALRPLQSEQRH from the coding sequence ATGGCAACGCCCCGCCGAGTCACAGAGAGCGAGGAATACACCTTTACCGATCTCGAGAAACACTTTACAGAAACACTCTGTGTAAGAGACTATGGAGCCCGGTACCTTTCCTATCTGGCCGACCTGATGGTACGTGTTGATCTGCAAGCGGTAGAAAACATCACGGATGTTCTCGTCGAGGCCGGAGAGCGGGGCAACACGATTTATTCCATTGGAAACGGCGGCAGTGCTGCCACGGCCTCCCACTTTGTCAATGACATCACCATCGGCACAAGAACCAGGGGATCGAAACCCATCAGAGCTTACAGCTTGGCCGACAACCTGCCGGCTCTGACCGCCCTTGCCAACGATGAGGGATACCCCAGTGTTTTTGTCAGGCAGTTAGAAGGTCTGTTGCAACCCGGAGATGTGGTCATCGCTTTTTCGGTGAGTGGGAATTCGAGAAATATCCTGGAAGCCTTGAGATATGCCAAGCAGCACCTAGCCATCACAATCGGTTTGACAGGGTTTGACGGTGGCCGGATGCTCGAAATCGCGGATATGACTCTGCATATTCCGACTCGCCCCGGCGAGTATGGACCGGCAGAGGATCTGTTCACGGTTCTGACCCATCTCATTTGCAGCTACATAAGGCTCGACCGGGAGGCTGCTCTGCGGCCTTTACAGAGTGAGCAGAGGCATTGA
- a CDS encoding acylneuraminate cytidylyltransferase family protein, protein MNIVSFIPARGASKGVPGKNKKILGNKPLVAWTVEDALESELIDRVVVSTEDEEISRIARKWGAEVIPRPKELATDTADLQDAVEFTLNRLRENGYDPDYMVAMFPTSPFRRRGLVDSAIRMALDNPDICYVHSLKRVDFDLEDLVDSDGTPYMSHEVARDLRGCVFSTKMNFGVERMREGPAGRRGIILLPDESIDIDLPRDWEAAERACARWL, encoded by the coding sequence GTGAATATTGTTTCGTTCATTCCCGCCAGAGGCGCCTCCAAGGGGGTCCCGGGAAAGAACAAGAAGATTCTCGGCAACAAGCCTCTTGTCGCCTGGACGGTGGAGGATGCCTTGGAGAGTGAACTCATCGATAGGGTCGTCGTGTCGACCGAGGACGAGGAGATTTCGAGAATCGCAAGAAAGTGGGGGGCAGAAGTCATCCCCAGGCCCAAAGAACTTGCCACCGACACGGCGGACCTCCAGGATGCCGTCGAGTTCACCCTGAACAGGTTGCGGGAGAACGGTTATGACCCGGACTACATGGTTGCGATGTTTCCGACTTCGCCTTTCAGGAGAAGAGGGCTTGTCGACTCGGCCATCAGGATGGCCTTGGACAATCCCGACATCTGCTATGTCCATTCCCTGAAGCGTGTCGATTTCGATTTGGAGGATCTCGTCGATTCCGATGGGACTCCTTACATGTCCCATGAGGTCGCAAGGGATCTCAGGGGTTGCGTCTTTTCCACGAAGATGAACTTTGGGGTCGAGAGGATGCGTGAGGGGCCGGCGGGGAGGCGTGGGATCATCCTGCTCCCGGACGAATCGATAGACATCGATCTGCCCCGAGACTGGGAAGCCGCCGAAAGGGCATGTGCGAGATGGCTGTGA
- a CDS encoding HAD-IIIA family hydrolase — protein sequence MDKIRVFVMDCDGVLTDGTIYYGKDGESLRKFNTRDGMAIELLRRHNVRTALVSGEDSAAISQRAEKLRIDRIWLGVKDKKGVLRELERTFDVCAEEIAYIGDDINDIELMKSVGFPIAVADASPKVKNVATYVTRAAGGRGAVREAIELLLDERAKKAIDVAGRLIGESQPCFLIAEIGNNHQGEVELARTLIDISGEAGVDAVKFQKRDNRTLLTREGFHKSYGGTHSFGRTYGQHREYLELSKDDFASLKEYAESKGLIFFSSVWDEKSVDVLESIGVALYKIPSADLTNIRLVEKVAEIGKPTILSTGMSFLHEIDSAVHLFLKRNENLILMHCVSVYPHPPALANMRVIETLRQRYHLPVGYSSHEEGILVTSAAPLLGAVAIEKHVTLDRNMRGSDHRASIEKEELVRMVSLIRLYDKARGDGIKTLLPDEIESRKKLGKSIVAKRDIEKGEVLNWRNITYRCANNGMYTLDLKDVLGKVSSCNIKRDELISERVIANP from the coding sequence ATGGACAAGATTAGAGTTTTTGTAATGGATTGCGACGGCGTCCTTACGGACGGGACGATTTATTACGGCAAAGACGGGGAGAGCCTGAGGAAGTTCAACACGAGGGACGGCATGGCGATCGAATTACTCCGGCGACACAATGTCCGGACTGCCCTCGTTTCCGGCGAGGACTCTGCCGCCATCTCGCAGAGGGCTGAAAAGCTTCGGATCGACAGGATATGGCTGGGGGTGAAGGACAAGAAAGGGGTATTGCGAGAGCTGGAGAGAACCTTCGATGTTTGTGCAGAAGAGATTGCCTACATCGGTGACGACATCAATGACATAGAGCTCATGAAATCAGTCGGCTTCCCCATTGCCGTAGCCGATGCCAGCCCCAAAGTCAAGAATGTGGCGACCTATGTCACCAGGGCGGCCGGGGGCCGTGGCGCGGTTCGGGAGGCGATCGAACTCCTCCTGGATGAGAGGGCGAAGAAGGCCATCGATGTGGCGGGTCGTCTGATCGGTGAATCGCAACCGTGCTTTCTGATAGCCGAAATCGGAAACAACCACCAAGGAGAGGTCGAACTGGCCAGGACATTGATCGACATATCCGGCGAGGCGGGAGTGGACGCGGTCAAATTCCAAAAGAGAGACAATCGAACCCTCTTGACCCGGGAGGGGTTTCACAAATCCTACGGGGGAACCCATAGCTTCGGCAGGACCTACGGCCAACACCGGGAATATCTGGAACTGAGCAAGGATGATTTCGCCTCTCTGAAGGAATACGCCGAATCCAAAGGTCTCATATTCTTCTCGTCGGTCTGGGACGAAAAGAGTGTGGATGTCCTGGAATCGATCGGTGTTGCCCTCTATAAGATTCCCTCTGCCGATCTCACCAATATCAGGCTCGTGGAGAAGGTCGCCGAGATCGGGAAGCCTACCATACTCTCCACGGGCATGAGCTTCCTCCATGAGATCGACTCCGCTGTGCACCTCTTTCTCAAGAGGAACGAAAACCTCATCCTGATGCACTGTGTAAGCGTCTATCCTCATCCACCGGCCCTGGCGAACATGAGAGTCATCGAGACCCTGAGACAGCGGTATCATCTCCCGGTTGGGTATTCTTCGCACGAGGAGGGTATTCTCGTGACCAGCGCCGCTCCGCTCCTCGGTGCTGTTGCGATAGAGAAGCACGTTACCCTGGACCGGAATATGAGAGGGAGTGACCACAGGGCCTCGATCGAAAAGGAGGAACTGGTCAGGATGGTGAGCCTGATCCGCCTCTACGACAAGGCTCGGGGGGATGGAATCAAGACTCTCCTGCCCGATGAGATTGAATCGAGAAAAAAGCTCGGCAAAAGCATCGTTGCCAAAAGGGACATCGAGAAGGGTGAGGTACTCAACTGGAGGAACATCACCTACAGATGCGCCAACAACGGGATGTACACCCTGGATTTGAAGGACGTCCTTGGCAAGGTCAGCTCTTGCAACATCAAGCGTGACGAGTTGATAAGCGAAAGGGTGATCGCCAATCCATGA
- a CDS encoding winged helix-turn-helix transcriptional regulator, with protein MINGESRFFVPSKLLRTLHVLTEIGRQPDISQHQLALRARLSSSQINNYVKELKAKGLVNTKGNTNRTMRYLLTPEGHRTRSSLLVAYSVDVIQLYSRVKREFAAKLQQIFDEGLARVILFGAAETGELALTASRETDLDVIGISDNDPLKHGKPFGDLRIIPPSEIEGLNPDGIVITSFGRLGEILESLRFLEKKGIAMRSLTDE; from the coding sequence ATGATAAACGGAGAATCGAGATTTTTCGTACCCAGCAAGCTCCTGAGGACTCTGCATGTTTTGACCGAGATAGGGCGGCAACCCGACATCAGCCAGCACCAGCTTGCGTTGCGGGCCAGACTGAGCAGCTCGCAAATCAACAACTACGTCAAAGAACTGAAGGCCAAGGGCCTGGTCAATACCAAGGGCAATACGAACCGGACGATGCGCTATCTCCTGACTCCTGAAGGGCATCGGACGAGATCTTCGCTGCTGGTGGCATACTCGGTGGATGTGATTCAGCTTTACTCCCGGGTGAAGAGGGAATTCGCGGCAAAATTGCAGCAGATCTTCGACGAGGGATTGGCCAGGGTCATTCTCTTTGGGGCTGCAGAAACCGGGGAGTTGGCTTTGACCGCCTCGAGGGAAACTGATCTGGACGTCATCGGTATTTCCGACAACGACCCGCTGAAACACGGTAAACCCTTCGGAGATCTGAGGATCATCCCTCCTTCGGAAATAGAGGGTTTGAACCCGGATGGAATCGTCATTACTTCCTTTGGACGGTTGGGAGAAATCCTCGAGAGCCTGCGGTTCTTGGAGAAAAAGGGGATAGCCATGAGGAGCCTCACTGATGAATAG
- a CDS encoding radical SAM protein — protein MKAVVYRPNDGFLCEENGTSAPTTYRVFPYSLAVCAASLEESGVEVGVVDAAAGRLGWQKAIGLVEKERPEVVIVAVNNIAAGLDMQGIEQMKSRLAIPVVALMTHPMEEETIRSYPFLDVAIRREWSSTAVDVLKALAGRKDLALVPGVTLVRDGEVVRTEGRPHQGLDERPVPALHLFPMKQYDSYQIAMSEGCNYHCSFCWFCGYPPSGWSGRNIDRVLEELRRLKSYGSKPVFTIDDELTFDPEYAKRVCQGIVKAKINMMFSANTRADRAEDELLEMMSRAGFFNLQFGVESGCQEILDRNGTRKTLEQAKAAFALLEKHRIASKVFFLIGLLHETRETVQQTFRFVREELNHYDASFDIAIPYPGTSMHRFLKRKGWIRTLDPENLSWIYFHVYGCRQLAGTPMRKPFWRIGKMTFDDLYEMERKFYRYVPRGGLVPQLKRLMFNRAFRRTTRDLLWHEPGELLGLAARLLS, from the coding sequence ATGAAAGCGGTTGTCTATCGGCCCAACGACGGCTTTCTCTGCGAAGAGAACGGGACCAGTGCACCGACCACGTACAGGGTCTTCCCATACTCCCTTGCCGTTTGCGCGGCTTCCCTGGAGGAATCCGGCGTGGAGGTGGGGGTGGTGGATGCCGCGGCAGGACGGCTGGGGTGGCAGAAGGCGATCGGCCTGGTCGAGAAGGAGAGGCCCGAGGTGGTGATAGTGGCCGTGAACAACATTGCAGCAGGCCTCGATATGCAGGGGATAGAGCAGATGAAGTCCCGCCTGGCCATACCTGTGGTGGCCCTCATGACACACCCCATGGAAGAGGAGACGATCCGTTCCTACCCCTTCCTGGACGTGGCGATTCGGAGGGAATGGAGTTCGACTGCGGTCGACGTCCTAAAGGCCTTGGCGGGAAGAAAAGACCTTGCCCTTGTTCCCGGTGTGACCCTGGTCCGTGACGGCGAAGTGGTCAGGACGGAAGGGCGTCCCCATCAGGGATTGGACGAAAGGCCTGTTCCCGCCTTACACCTCTTCCCCATGAAACAGTATGACTCTTATCAGATAGCCATGTCAGAGGGGTGCAATTACCACTGCTCCTTTTGTTGGTTTTGCGGCTATCCACCATCAGGTTGGTCGGGCAGGAATATCGACCGCGTCCTGGAGGAACTCCGGAGGTTGAAGAGCTACGGGAGTAAGCCGGTTTTCACCATAGACGACGAGTTGACCTTCGACCCGGAGTACGCGAAACGGGTGTGCCAAGGCATCGTCAAGGCCAAGATCAACATGATGTTCTCGGCAAACACCCGGGCAGACAGAGCAGAGGACGAACTACTTGAAATGATGTCTCGCGCCGGATTCTTCAATCTGCAGTTCGGCGTGGAATCAGGATGCCAGGAGATCCTGGACAGGAACGGGACCAGAAAGACCCTGGAGCAAGCAAAGGCGGCCTTCGCCTTGCTGGAGAAACACCGGATCGCTTCGAAGGTATTTTTCTTGATCGGCTTGCTCCACGAGACCAGGGAGACCGTACAGCAGACCTTTCGTTTTGTCAGGGAGGAGCTCAACCACTACGATGCCTCCTTTGATATCGCCATCCCGTACCCGGGTACGAGCATGCACAGATTCCTCAAACGGAAGGGGTGGATTCGAACCCTCGACCCGGAGAACCTCTCGTGGATCTATTTCCATGTATACGGCTGCAGGCAGCTCGCAGGGACACCCATGAGGAAACCTTTCTGGCGGATTGGAAAGATGACCTTTGACGACTTGTACGAGATGGAGAGGAAGTTCTACCGTTATGTCCCTCGGGGCGGTCTGGTGCCGCAGCTCAAGCGTCTGATGTTCAATCGTGCTTTTCGAAGGACGACCAGGGATCTGCTCTGGCACGAACCGGGCGAGCTCCTCGGGCTGGCCGCCCGCCTCCTCAGTTAG
- the asnB gene encoding asparagine synthase (glutamine-hydrolyzing), with the protein MCGICGYTRSHRDIPEGIIDDMKDALVHRGPDEEGTYADDQIVLGHRRLSIIDLEGGRQPMASEDGRIIVVCNGEIYNYVELRKFLEQRGHRFSSRCDTEILVHLFEEYGIDMVRRLTGMFAMAVWDSGDRALVLVRDRFGQKPLYYAERDGQLIFASELGSLVKHPGIEKKIDKTALSRYLAYQYVPAPFSIYEGVYKLDAGSCLEWKRGKVRTFRYWDFPVGRSNFDGTIDECCSELSRLLGDSVRRRLISDVPIGVFLSGGVDSTAIVALMARHMPPQAIKTFSIGFTEKRFDESAYARSVARYFGTAHEEEILEGTDLIDMLPKVAEAYDEPFADPSAIPTYLLSRFARRHVIVALGGDGGDELFAGYEAFIGHRIARLFEYLPDSLRRGVFPRLAGLFPPSDGNMSFPFAARRFFSHLEADSVRRNQLWLGAFDYDSQKELLAGEFSSGLADPFDDERRDNERLHYLDAVAYSYIRTYLQEDILTKVDRASMAHGLEVRAPFLDHEFGEFAGSIPMRWKLKGLTPKYLLKRAMSGLIPGEVLKRRKRGFAIPRSKWLREDLGQCLRDLFTEERVKEQGTFSYTYVRRLMEEHFDRKSDHQKELWTLLMFEMWRGKHGGSMS; encoded by the coding sequence ATGTGTGGAATTTGCGGCTATACGAGATCCCACAGGGATATTCCCGAGGGAATCATAGACGATATGAAGGATGCCCTTGTTCACCGGGGACCGGACGAGGAGGGTACCTATGCGGATGACCAAATCGTTCTCGGCCATAGGAGGCTTTCCATCATAGACCTCGAAGGGGGGCGCCAGCCCATGGCCAGCGAGGACGGAAGGATCATCGTGGTATGCAATGGAGAGATATACAACTATGTGGAACTGAGAAAGTTCCTTGAACAGCGGGGACATCGGTTTTCCAGTCGATGCGATACGGAAATCCTCGTCCATCTTTTCGAAGAATACGGGATTGACATGGTCAGGCGGCTCACCGGGATGTTCGCAATGGCCGTCTGGGACTCCGGGGACCGGGCCCTCGTGCTCGTCCGGGACCGCTTCGGTCAGAAACCCCTGTACTATGCGGAAAGGGACGGGCAACTGATCTTCGCCTCGGAACTCGGATCCCTTGTCAAACATCCCGGGATCGAGAAGAAGATCGACAAGACCGCGTTGAGCCGGTACCTCGCATACCAGTATGTTCCGGCCCCGTTCTCCATATACGAGGGGGTCTACAAGTTGGACGCCGGATCGTGTCTGGAATGGAAGCGTGGGAAAGTACGGACTTTCCGTTACTGGGATTTCCCGGTGGGTCGTTCCAACTTCGACGGGACGATCGACGAGTGCTGCTCGGAACTGTCGAGGCTGCTCGGTGATTCTGTCCGCCGGAGATTGATAAGCGATGTGCCGATCGGCGTCTTCCTCAGCGGCGGGGTCGATTCTACCGCGATCGTGGCCCTTATGGCTCGGCACATGCCTCCGCAGGCGATCAAGACCTTTTCGATCGGTTTTACCGAAAAGAGGTTTGATGAGTCGGCCTATGCCCGGTCCGTGGCCCGGTACTTCGGCACCGCCCACGAAGAGGAGATCCTGGAAGGCACGGATCTGATAGACATGCTCCCGAAGGTGGCCGAAGCCTATGACGAGCCCTTTGCAGATCCTTCTGCCATACCGACCTATCTGCTTTCGCGGTTTGCACGCCGTCACGTTATCGTGGCCCTGGGCGGCGACGGGGGAGACGAGCTCTTTGCGGGGTACGAGGCTTTTATCGGTCACCGGATTGCCAGGCTTTTCGAGTACCTACCGGACTCTCTCAGGAGAGGGGTTTTCCCCAGGTTGGCCGGCTTGTTCCCACCCTCTGACGGAAACATGAGTTTTCCCTTTGCGGCCAGACGGTTCTTCAGCCACCTCGAAGCCGACTCCGTGAGGAGGAACCAGCTTTGGCTGGGTGCGTTCGACTATGATTCGCAGAAAGAGCTGCTGGCGGGGGAGTTTTCGTCCGGTCTGGCCGATCCTTTCGACGACGAGCGCAGGGACAACGAACGACTTCATTACCTCGATGCAGTGGCTTACTCCTACATCAGGACCTACCTCCAGGAAGACATACTCACCAAGGTCGACAGAGCGAGCATGGCCCACGGCCTCGAGGTGAGGGCCCCTTTCCTCGACCACGAATTCGGTGAGTTTGCCGGGTCGATACCCATGAGATGGAAGCTAAAGGGCTTGACGCCCAAGTACCTTCTCAAACGTGCAATGAGCGGTCTAATCCCGGGGGAGGTCCTGAAACGAAGGAAGAGGGGCTTTGCAATTCCAAGGTCCAAGTGGCTCAGGGAAGATCTGGGCCAGTGTCTCAGGGACTTGTTCACCGAGGAGAGGGTCAAGGAACAGGGCACATTCTCTTATACCTATGTTAGAAGACTCATGGAAGAGCATTTTGACCGGAAAAGCGATCATCAGAAGGAACTATGGACGCTTCTGATGTTCGAAATGTGGCGCGGCAAGCACGGCGGGAGCATGTCTTGA